A region of the Microbulbifer pacificus genome:
CACCCCCTCCAGCAGCACGTGGCCGCCGGCGAGCAGCGCGATCAGCACCTGGTCCACCACCGTGGGCTGGCCGATCACCACCTGGTTGATGCGGTTTCTCAGCAGGTTCACCCGCTCGCTCGCGTGCTGCCAGCGGTCTTCGGTTTCGGAGCCGATTTCGGTGTGCACTTCGGTCTGCGGTTGAGTCTGCAGATCGGTGTGAGTATCGGAATGCAGTTCCGCAGTCTGGTCGGTGGAATCGCTCATAGGGCGGCCTCGATGATCTGAATGCTGCGCAGTCGCGCGGTGAAATCGTCTTCACTGTGGGGCGCGGCGCCCCACAGCGTGTGAAAAATATCGCCGGCGGCAAGCCCGGTGCGCGCTGCCAGGGTTTCGGCAAGCTGCCGGCATTTTTCCGGCGTCAGCCGGTCCGCGCTGTGGCCGGCGAGCTTCTGCAGCAGCGGTGCCCGTGCCTGTTCAAACAGCGCTTCGCCGCGGTTCTGCCGCCAGTAGAAATACCCGCAGGCGCGGATATGTTCGACCAGCGAGCGGCGTTCACTCGCCGGCGCCGGGACCAGCGGGCCAAAGCGGCGGCTGCGGTTGGCAATCCACGCGGCGATGGCCAGCAGCCCGGCGACAAAGAACTCCAGCGCGAAGCGCTTGATCAGCGTGCCCAGGCTGTCGAATCGCGGCCGGGTGATCATCACCAGGTCGCGCTCGCCCACAAGATGCGCGAGAAAGTAGGCGTGGTCGAATTCGCCGATACGGCGGTTGTGCCACATGTCGCCGTCGGTCAGCAGGGTGAGGCGGCCGCGGCCGCGCTCGTAAAACACCAGTGGCGACTGGGTGGGTATGTTCTGGAACGGCACCCAGTGCAGCGGGCTGCCGTCCACATCGATATCCGTGCCCTGTCCCATCATCTCGTGGGTAAACACCCTGCGCGGGTTGAAATACAGTTCGTAACTGGTGCCGCTGTCACTGGTGCGGTTGATCAGTCGGTCGGGGTCGATATCGGGATTGCGCGGCGCTGCGGGTTCCTCCACTTCGGGGGTGTCGGCGCGCTGCTCGCTGTCATCCTCGCTGTCGGATTTGGGGTCCGCCAGTTTGCGGTTGTGTTCGCGCATCAGCTCGCTGGCGGTTTTGTTGCGCAGCTTGCCGGCGTCCTCACCGAATACTTCGCGCACCTGCTGATTGAAATACAGGTCCGTGTCGCCATGGGTGAGTTGGAGCCCGAGCTTTTGCAGCAGCAGGTCGCGCTCGTTGTCGCCACCGCTGCTGTGGGCGACGACGATGGCGTGGCCGCCACCTTCGACCCAGTCCAGCAGTTCCCACAGTCGCTCACTGTTGTAGATCTGGCTGGAGCTGGCGAGGAACAGCGCATCGTCCTCCCCGAGTGTGGACAGGGCGGCAATGTTGTCCGCGCGGCGGTGGGAAATGTCGATGCGTTCGAGGAACTGTTCTGCGGCCAGGAACGGATTGTGCTGGGCCTCGGTGCCGAAGCCGAGGTCCACCTCTTCGCTGTAGCGCTCGAACAGCAACAGAAACAGTGCGCCTCCGCCAGCGAGCAGCAGCAGAAGTGAAATTATCGCGATGCGGCTCAACTTCACGGGCGCACCTCCCCGCTCTCGTTGCGAAACACCTGCTGCCACTGCGTGCACAGGGTTTCCAGTTGCGCGGTTGCCGGCGCCTTGTGGGCGTAAGCCAGGCGTTGCCACGAAGCGGTGAGCAGGCCGAAAAACTGCACCAGCTCAGGGGGGAGACGCCGGTCCTGTTGCGACTCCTCGCGCACCAGCTGCGCGCACTCCGCTTCCGTGTGATGGTCCTGGAACGGGCAGTCGTAGTGGGAAATCAGGTCCGACAGGCTGGCGCGATACAGCAGCCCGAGAGCTTCGCGCTCCGCGCCCGCGCGCCACAGCCGCAGCACTTCCGCGGTGATGTCGTCCGGCAGGCTCTCCCGGCGCAGGTCCAGGCCAAACAGGGTCGCGGGGCGCTGGATTTCCACCACTTTCCGGCGCGGGCGGTAGCCCAGCAGACCGCGCAGGTGGTGGCGGTAATGCCATAGCAGCCACAGGGTGATGGCGATAGCCGCAACCCACAGCAGCAGTTCGATGATGCCGGCCAGCAGCGCCCAGAGCTCGCTGCTGGTCGACTCTTCGTCGGCGGGTTCGTCGTCGTCGCTGCCCAGGTTTTCCAGCCACTCGATAAAGGCTATGAACCACTCCGGGTAGCGGAACTCGCTCGTTTCGTGCTTGCGCATCCGCCAGCCGCCCTGATCCTCCCGCAGGTGGAAGTCGTCACCGGCCAGGGTTTCGTCGATGAGATCCTGGGCCTGGCTGGGGGTGACCGGGTCCGCAACTGCCGGCTGCGGCGAGGCGAGGAATGTCCACAGGGCGAGAGTCGTCGCGCACAGCAGCGCCGAGGTAACGCCGCTGCGAGGAATTGGTGTTGCACGGGATTTTGCCGGCGAGCGCAGGGCGGCTTCTTTGCGTGCGCACAGCTTGCGGAAATGAATTTCAATATCCCAGGCTTCCAGCTCCACCCTGCGACCGATGTACAGCATGAAGCCGGCGCATACGTAAAAGGGCGCAACACTGGCCATGATCAGCAGGGACAGGCCGTTGCCGAGCCACTGGATAACATTTGCGTCTGCACTGAGCAGCGACCACCAGTTGATGTCGAGTTGCTCCGGCAGCATCAGCAGTGCCAGCGCCACCACACCAAGGCCGAGAATCATTTCCACATGCACAGCGACGATATGCAGCCAGCTTGCGGTACCGGCGGTATTGCGGTGCAGCAGCGCAAGGCGCGTGTTGCGCACCCTGCCGGTGGCGTTTTCCAGTACCGTAACCGGCAGATCAAAGGCGCGGGTAAAACTGAGGCGGCGCCAGCTGAGCCAGGCAAACCAGTCGCGCCTGTTGGCGCGAGCAAACATCGCAAACGCCTCGCGCAGGGTGAGCTGCTCGCCGAACAGTTGCCGGCTGACCACCAATAGGGGCAGGCGTTCAAGCAGCGGCTTCAGCCACCACACCACAAAGATCGCCATATTGGGGCTGTGGGGAAACAGCGCGGCCAGCAGCGCAAAAAGCAGTGCCGCGGGAATGAGCCACAGCAGGGTCATCTGCAGCCAGTGTCGGCGCGCGAGCAATATGCCCAGATCGACGGATTCCCAATTGGAGCGCAGGCGTGCGTGCACCGCCAGTTTATCGAGATTCACGTTCTGCTCTCCCCGTGCGCGGTACGGCGCCCGGCAAGGCAGCAGTAAGTGATGACCAGCAGCCAGAAAAAGCCGCCCACCAGCAGCTTTATCGCAATGCTCACGTCGGTACTGGAGGACCAGAATGCCTCCAGAAACGCGGCAATCACCAGCATCAGAAAAGTGCCGTACATGATTTTCATGGCGTCGTGCCCGGCCTCGCGCAGGGACTGGCGGCGACTGAGATTTCCGGGATTTACCAGGGCGTGCCCCAGGCGCAGTCCGGCCGCGCCGGCAAATACGATGGCGGTGAGTTCAAAGGCGCCGTGGCCGATCACAAACGGATAGAACGTGGTGACAAAACCGACCCGGGTGATGTGCCCGAAAATGGCCCCGAGAAATACGCCGTTGAACAACAGGAAAAAAATCGATCCCAGGCCGAACAGCATGCCGGTGGCAAAAGTCCGAAAGGCGATGCCGATATTGTTCTTGATATAGAAGCCGAACATCATCAGGTCGGAATCCGAACCCCGTTCGCGACCCAGTACGCGGTTCCCTGGGTCGTACATGGCTTCAACCTCCATGACCTGTTCCGGCGACATCACCGCGTAAATGAGTGCGTCGTTCCAATAGCAGCCAAAACCCATCACCAGTGCCGGCGCCAGAAACAGTGCGCAGGCGAGCCACACAAAGCGCGACTGCGCGCGCAGGGCAGCGGGAAAACCCTCGAATAGATAGTCCAGCCAGCGGCTTCTGGATACGGACTTCTGCTGATAGATACGCTGGTGGCAGGCCAGAACCAGCTGGTTGAGGCGCGCTACCAGGTTGCCGGTGTAATGGCGTTCCTTGGCGACGGCCAGGTGCTGGCAGAGGCGTCGATAGGCCGCGGGTATGTCCTCGATCTGCGGCGGGCTATTGTCCGCGCTCGCCTGGATAACCACGTTTTTCTGGTAACCCGCGAGCCAGTTTTCCAGTTGCTGCCACAGCAGTTGGTGGCGCTGTTCAAAATCCCGCTGTTTCATTCTGTGCGCGCCTCTGTCCCGACCTGTCCCGTCTGCCTGTTGCCACCTTGCTTGTCGGCGTCGCGATTATCGCGGGACTGGCGCGCCCCCAACAGCCAGTGGCCGATGGCGTACAGTTGCCGCAATCCGGCCTCGCCATTTTTGCCGGTAATCGGCTGCAGCAGGTCCGCCAGTTCCTGTTGGCGCGCCTGACTAAGCACACCTGCGCGCTCCGTGAGGCTGACTATGGCCTGCTGGTCTTCCAGGGTAAGGCCTCGTGGCGGGGGCGCGGGTGCGACATCTGGCAGTGCGGTGGATTTGGCACTCTGTGCGCGATAGATGACGATGGTGCCCGCCGCGTAGTCTCCCAAGCGCTGGAAGTGGCGACTCAAGGTCATGCTCAAAATGCCGGCACAGTAGCCAAACGGCAGGAAATCCGCGAAACGCAGCAGGTTGCGCATGATGGAGGCACCCCAGCCGACCGGGGTGAGGTTGTCATTGACCACCGTGAGGCCAAAGGCGCGTTTGCCCGGTGTCTGGCCGCCGCGAAAAACTTCAAAAATAACCGGGTAAAACCACTCCAGCAGAAACGACCCGAGCAGCCAGATGCCAATCCCGGTGTTGCCGGCAAATGCCAGTGCGATACCGAGGGCGATCAGGATCAGGGTGCGATAAAACAGATCTACCGAATAGGCCAGTATCCGTGGTACCGGACCCGCAACCTGTGCGGTCAGGTCGATTCCCTCCGGGGTTTCGATGGCATACAGGGTATCCAGGCCCGCGGGTTCGAGATCCGCCGAGGACGGGGGGGCGGAGGGCGACTGAGTGGTGGAGGCGTTCTTCATCGGGAACTGCTATTGCTGAAGCGACGAAAGGTGTCGGCGGAGAGACCTCGCGATGAAGCCGTCTCCGCCGCTGCGGAAATCAGATTTCCGGATTGGTTTCATGACCGCCAAACATATTGCGGTACAGGATGCCGTAGGCAATGCTCAGGGTCGGAATGGCCCAGATCAGGCCGATGACCAGTGCCAGGAAGCCGGCGAAATACAGCAGGCCCAGCACGATCATGAAACCGAAGACCGGGAACCAGTGCTTGGTAACCGCTTTGCGGGAAATCTCGAGTGCCTGCCAGGGGCCCAGGTTTTTGTCCACGATCAGTGGCAGGATCATCATGTAAGCAATTACCAGATAGACGCCGGGGATGATCAGCAGAACAAAGCCCAGGGCAACCAGGATGTACATCAGCACCATGGCCACGGCCAGCGGCAGAATTTTGTCGAAATAGGCAAATACCTCGGTGCCGGATACCTGCTCGTCGCGGGCGATCTTGACGCCGATCATCATCATGCCCGCACCCAGCGGCGCGCTGGCGGCGGCAATAATGATGTTGGACAGGACTGCGCCAACCCCCTGGTTGGCGTCGGGATCGGTAAAGGACTGTCCGGTAATCAATGCGGCCACCACGGAAATGCCGATGTAGGCCACGAAATACAGCAGAACACCCAGCCATACGGTGCCCTTGTTACCTTTGGTGCGGGACCATGCCTCATTCAGGGTATCGCCGATGGCAACCTGATAGTCCCCCGCCAGGGCCTTGGGGATGGAACCCATATTCCCGTTGCTGTTGTCATCGCCCGCCAGTTCGGC
Encoded here:
- a CDS encoding DUF4350 domain-containing protein, which codes for MKLSRIAIISLLLLLAGGGALFLLLFERYSEEVDLGFGTEAQHNPFLAAEQFLERIDISHRRADNIAALSTLGEDDALFLASSSQIYNSERLWELLDWVEGGGHAIVVAHSSGGDNERDLLLQKLGLQLTHGDTDLYFNQQVREVFGEDAGKLRNKTASELMREHNRKLADPKSDSEDDSEQRADTPEVEEPAAPRNPDIDPDRLINRTSDSGTSYELYFNPRRVFTHEMMGQGTDIDVDGSPLHWVPFQNIPTQSPLVFYERGRGRLTLLTDGDMWHNRRIGEFDHAYFLAHLVGERDLVMITRPRFDSLGTLIKRFALEFFVAGLLAIAAWIANRSRRFGPLVPAPASERRSLVEHIRACGYFYWRQNRGEALFEQARAPLLQKLAGHSADRLTPEKCRQLAETLAARTGLAAGDIFHTLWGAAPHSEDDFTARLRSIQIIEAAL
- a CDS encoding stage II sporulation protein M — encoded protein: MKQRDFEQRHQLLWQQLENWLAGYQKNVVIQASADNSPPQIEDIPAAYRRLCQHLAVAKERHYTGNLVARLNQLVLACHQRIYQQKSVSRSRWLDYLFEGFPAALRAQSRFVWLACALFLAPALVMGFGCYWNDALIYAVMSPEQVMEVEAMYDPGNRVLGRERGSDSDLMMFGFYIKNNIGIAFRTFATGMLFGLGSIFFLLFNGVFLGAIFGHITRVGFVTTFYPFVIGHGAFELTAIVFAGAAGLRLGHALVNPGNLSRRQSLREAGHDAMKIMYGTFLMLVIAAFLEAFWSSSTDVSIAIKLLVGGFFWLLVITYCCLAGRRTAHGESRT
- a CDS encoding RDD family protein, with the translated sequence MKNASTTQSPSAPPSSADLEPAGLDTLYAIETPEGIDLTAQVAGPVPRILAYSVDLFYRTLILIALGIALAFAGNTGIGIWLLGSFLLEWFYPVIFEVFRGGQTPGKRAFGLTVVNDNLTPVGWGASIMRNLLRFADFLPFGYCAGILSMTLSRHFQRLGDYAAGTIVIYRAQSAKSTALPDVAPAPPPRGLTLEDQQAIVSLTERAGVLSQARQQELADLLQPITGKNGEAGLRQLYAIGHWLLGARQSRDNRDADKQGGNRQTGQVGTEARTE